One segment of Aquimarina sp. BL5 DNA contains the following:
- a CDS encoding methylmalonyl-CoA mutase family protein, translating to MEQIAPYKPKNKVRIVTAASLFDGHDAAINIMRRIIQSTGVEVIHLGHDRSVEEVVNCAIQEDANAIAMTSYQGGHNEYFKYMYDLLKEKGATHIKIFGGGGGVILPEEIKDLMDYGITRIYSPDDGRSLGLQGMINDLVKQSDFPIGDNLNGEADHLADKEIGAIARVISAAENFPDIAKDTLDQIHEKNKTSKTPVLGITGTGGAGKSSLVDELVRRFLIDFPNKTIGLISVDPSKRKTGGALLGDRIRMNAINSPRVYMRSLATRQSNLALSKYVAEAIEVLKAAEFDIIILETSGIGQSDTEILEHSDTSLYVMTPEFGAATQLEKIDMLDFADLVAINKFDKRGSLDALRDVKKQYMRNHQLWDIPQDDLPVYGTIASQFNDPGMNTLYKAIMDKVVERTGADLKSDFHISKEMSEKIFVIPPSRTRYLSEISENNRAYDKTADAQVEVAQKLYGIYKTICSVANLDFVDLSKHGIEEDGLRKVKNDENKDFLKLLLAEFDRVKLNLDPHNWETITGWAVKVQKYKDPIYSFKVRDKEIKIETHTESLSHSQIPKVALPKYKAWGDILKWCLQENVPGEFPFASGLYPFKRTGEDPTRMFAGEGGPERTNRRFHYVSLGMPAKRLSTAFDSVTLYGNDPDHRPDIYGKIGNAGVSICCLDDAKKLYSGFDLTHAMTSVSMTINGPAPMLLGFFMNAAIDQNCEKYIKENDLEKEVASKIEKIYKEKGVARPAYQGELPEGNDGLGLMLLGVTGDQVLPADVYAEIKKTTLNTVRGTVQADILKEDQAQNTCIFSTEFALRLMGDVQEYFIEKQVRNFYSVSISGYHIAEAGANPITQLALTLANGFTYVEYYLSRGMDINKFGPNLSFFFSNGIDPEYAVIGRVARKIWAKALKNKYGANARAQMLKYHIQTSGRSLHAQEIDFNDIRTTLQALYAIYDNCNSLHTNAYDEAITTPTEESVRRAMAIQLIINKELGLAKNENPIQGSFIIEELTDLVEEAVLTEFDRITERGGVLGAMETMYQRSKIQEESLYYETLKHNGEFPIIGVNTFLSSKGSPTVTPGEVIRATEEEKQYQITMLNELQKGNANETSELLRDLQERAITNQNIFEALMEVCKKCSLGQITSSLFEVGGQYRRNM from the coding sequence ATGGAACAAATAGCACCTTATAAGCCAAAAAATAAAGTTAGAATTGTGACTGCAGCATCATTATTTGATGGGCACGATGCAGCTATTAATATTATGCGTCGTATTATTCAATCTACAGGGGTAGAAGTAATACATTTAGGTCATGATAGAAGTGTAGAAGAAGTTGTTAATTGTGCCATTCAGGAAGATGCTAATGCTATTGCAATGACTTCGTATCAAGGAGGTCATAATGAATATTTTAAATATATGTATGATTTGCTTAAAGAAAAAGGAGCAACACATATTAAAATATTCGGTGGAGGAGGAGGAGTAATCCTACCAGAAGAGATTAAGGATTTAATGGATTACGGAATCACCCGTATCTATTCTCCTGATGATGGAAGATCTTTGGGATTACAAGGAATGATTAATGATTTGGTTAAACAATCGGATTTTCCTATTGGAGACAATCTTAATGGAGAGGCGGATCATTTAGCGGATAAAGAAATTGGAGCTATTGCTCGTGTTATTTCTGCTGCCGAGAATTTTCCTGATATTGCAAAAGACACGTTAGATCAAATTCACGAAAAAAATAAAACATCAAAAACACCAGTTTTAGGTATTACAGGTACTGGTGGAGCAGGAAAATCTTCTTTGGTAGATGAGTTGGTACGCCGATTTTTAATTGATTTTCCTAATAAAACCATAGGATTGATCTCCGTAGATCCATCCAAACGTAAAACAGGTGGAGCTTTGTTAGGAGATCGTATTCGTATGAATGCTATTAATTCACCTAGAGTATATATGCGTTCGCTGGCTACCAGACAATCTAATTTAGCATTGTCTAAATATGTTGCAGAGGCTATTGAAGTTTTGAAGGCAGCAGAGTTTGATATTATTATACTAGAAACTTCAGGTATAGGGCAATCGGATACTGAGATCTTAGAACATAGTGATACTTCCTTATATGTAATGACTCCAGAATTTGGAGCGGCTACTCAGTTAGAGAAGATTGATATGCTTGATTTTGCAGATTTAGTAGCGATCAATAAATTTGATAAAAGGGGTTCTCTGGATGCTCTAAGAGATGTGAAAAAGCAATATATGCGTAACCATCAGTTATGGGATATTCCGCAAGATGATTTACCCGTGTACGGAACCATAGCTTCGCAATTTAACGATCCAGGAATGAATACGCTTTATAAAGCGATCATGGATAAAGTGGTAGAGAGAACAGGAGCGGATCTAAAATCTGATTTCCATATCTCTAAAGAAATGTCTGAAAAGATATTTGTAATTCCACCAAGTAGGACACGATACTTGTCTGAAATTTCAGAAAATAATAGAGCGTACGATAAAACTGCTGATGCGCAGGTAGAAGTAGCACAAAAACTATATGGAATTTATAAAACCATTTGTAGCGTTGCGAATTTAGATTTTGTAGACTTATCTAAGCATGGTATTGAAGAAGATGGACTTAGGAAAGTTAAGAATGATGAGAATAAGGATTTTCTAAAGCTATTACTTGCTGAATTTGATCGAGTAAAATTAAATCTAGATCCTCATAATTGGGAAACAATAACGGGTTGGGCAGTAAAAGTACAGAAATATAAAGATCCCATTTATTCTTTTAAGGTTAGGGATAAAGAAATTAAAATAGAAACACATACTGAATCTTTATCGCATAGTCAGATTCCTAAAGTGGCATTACCAAAATATAAAGCTTGGGGGGATATCTTAAAATGGTGTTTACAAGAAAATGTTCCTGGTGAGTTCCCTTTTGCATCTGGGCTTTATCCTTTTAAACGAACAGGAGAAGATCCAACACGTATGTTCGCTGGAGAAGGCGGACCGGAAAGGACTAATAGACGTTTTCATTATGTGAGTTTAGGAATGCCTGCAAAACGTTTATCAACGGCCTTTGATTCAGTTACGCTTTATGGAAATGATCCTGATCATAGACCAGATATTTATGGTAAAATAGGGAATGCTGGAGTTTCGATTTGTTGTTTGGATGATGCAAAGAAACTATATTCCGGTTTTGATCTAACGCACGCGATGACATCCGTGAGTATGACCATTAATGGTCCCGCTCCTATGTTATTAGGATTCTTTATGAATGCTGCCATTGATCAAAACTGCGAAAAGTATATAAAAGAAAATGATTTAGAAAAGGAAGTAGCTTCTAAAATAGAGAAAATATATAAAGAAAAAGGAGTTGCACGTCCGGCATATCAGGGAGAACTTCCTGAAGGTAATGACGGATTAGGATTAATGCTATTAGGTGTTACAGGGGATCAGGTATTGCCTGCAGACGTATATGCAGAAATCAAAAAAACAACATTAAATACGGTTCGTGGTACTGTACAGGCGGACATCCTTAAAGAAGATCAGGCTCAGAATACATGTATATTCTCTACCGAGTTTGCATTGCGATTGATGGGAGATGTACAGGAGTATTTTATCGAAAAACAAGTACGTAACTTTTATTCGGTTTCTATTTCTGGATATCATATTGCCGAAGCAGGTGCCAATCCGATCACTCAGTTAGCACTAACATTGGCTAACGGATTTACCTATGTAGAGTATTATCTAAGTAGAGGAATGGATATTAATAAGTTTGGTCCAAACTTGTCCTTCTTTTTCTCTAATGGTATCGATCCTGAATATGCTGTTATTGGTAGAGTAGCGCGTAAAATTTGGGCGAAAGCCTTAAAGAATAAATATGGAGCAAATGCCAGAGCCCAGATGCTTAAATATCATATCCAAACCTCTGGTCGTTCTCTACATGCTCAAGAAATTGACTTTAACGATATTCGTACGACACTTCAAGCTTTATATGCAATCTATGATAATTGTAATTCGTTGCACACGAATGCTTACGATGAGGCTATTACTACACCAACAGAAGAATCTGTGCGCAGGGCGATGGCTATACAGTTGATTATCAATAAAGAATTAGGATTAGCTAAAAACGAAAACCCAATTCAAGGATCTTTTATTATTGAAGAATTAACTGATTTAGTTGAAGAAGCCGTATTAACGGAATTTGATAGAATTACAGAACGAGGCGGTGTGTTAGGAGCGATGGAAACCATGTACCAACGTAGTAAAATACAAGAGGAAAGTTTGTATTACGAAACCTTAAAACACAACGGAGAGTTTCCGATCATCGGTGTAAATACATTCTTAAGTTCTAAAGGTTCGCCAACGGTGACACCAGGAGAAGTAATACGAGCTACGGAAGAAGAAAAACAGTATCAAATTACGATGCTTAATGAATTACAGAAAGGAAATGCAAACGAAACTTCTGAGTTGTTAAGAGATTTACAAGAAAGAGCAATTACGAATCAAAATATTTTTGAAGCATTAATGGAAGTATGCAAAAAATGCTCTTTAGGTCAGATTACTTCTTCATTGTTCGAAGTTGGTGGGCAGTATCGTAGAAATATGTAA
- a CDS encoding amidohydrolase family protein, with product MKKLLITLLICGSTFAQQNSLKALVGGTLIDGFGATPIKNSVVIIENDKIKAIGTISTLKVPENAEVISTEGMSVLPGLWDMHVHTMINGHADYTYWDKTYPPLLENVIMPSSAEQLLMAGVTSARDLGGPLKESISVRDRINKGELPGATLYVSGPFIQKKPYPGTEAFRWGINGVEDAKKKIKKLADAGVDCVKLIDQDQMTTAELKAVVDTAHKYNLKVVAHGHRPEEIRAGLQVNVDCFEHTGLSSAPRYPDDVMKAIKERTAQMNLGPLFWCPTVEGLYNYEYVRDNGEHLDNDSWHRGLHDTIVADIKNSFIHKDRLPYFQLTPLRKPTLETKIKQLMDAGVVLMIGTDSGIPMKFHSQSTWNELDVWVNEFGIDPMYAIKAATYWPSVWMGVSDKVGTITEGKYADIIAVKGDVMRHINLLQDVDVVIKHGKRYK from the coding sequence ATGAAAAAATTACTCATTACACTGCTTATTTGCGGTAGTACCTTTGCGCAACAAAACTCATTAAAAGCATTAGTTGGAGGAACATTAATTGACGGTTTTGGCGCTACTCCTATAAAAAATAGTGTCGTTATTATAGAGAATGATAAAATAAAAGCTATAGGTACTATATCCACCTTAAAAGTACCTGAGAATGCAGAGGTGATTTCTACAGAAGGAATGTCTGTATTGCCGGGACTTTGGGATATGCACGTACATACGATGATTAATGGTCATGCAGATTATACTTATTGGGATAAAACATATCCACCTTTATTAGAAAATGTTATTATGCCTTCTTCTGCAGAACAATTATTAATGGCAGGAGTTACTAGTGCCAGAGATCTTGGAGGTCCATTAAAAGAAAGTATTTCTGTTAGAGATCGTATTAATAAAGGAGAACTTCCAGGAGCTACATTATATGTCTCAGGACCGTTTATTCAAAAGAAACCGTATCCTGGAACTGAAGCTTTTCGTTGGGGAATTAATGGAGTAGAGGATGCGAAAAAGAAAATAAAGAAATTGGCGGATGCAGGTGTAGATTGCGTAAAACTAATTGATCAGGATCAAATGACTACTGCAGAATTGAAAGCCGTAGTAGATACTGCGCATAAATATAATCTGAAGGTTGTTGCTCACGGACATCGTCCAGAAGAGATAAGAGCAGGACTTCAAGTTAATGTTGATTGTTTTGAACATACAGGTTTGTCATCTGCTCCTAGATATCCTGATGATGTAATGAAGGCTATAAAAGAACGAACAGCACAGATGAATCTTGGTCCTTTGTTCTGGTGTCCAACCGTAGAAGGCTTATATAATTATGAATATGTAAGAGATAATGGAGAGCATTTGGATAATGATTCGTGGCATCGAGGATTGCACGATACGATAGTAGCAGATATAAAAAATAGCTTTATCCACAAAGACCGTTTACCTTATTTTCAGTTAACACCTTTGCGAAAACCTACATTAGAAACTAAAATCAAACAATTAATGGATGCCGGAGTTGTATTGATGATAGGTACGGATAGTGGTATTCCTATGAAATTTCATAGTCAATCCACTTGGAATGAATTAGATGTGTGGGTAAATGAATTTGGAATTGATCCTATGTATGCTATAAAAGCAGCTACCTATTGGCCATCTGTTTGGATGGGAGTTTCAGATAAGGTAGGTACTATAACCGAAGGTAAATATGCTGATATTATTGCAGTAAAAGGAGATGTTATGAGGCATATCAATTTATTGCAAGATGTAGATGTAGTGATTAAGCACGGTAAAAGATATAAATAA
- a CDS encoding Lrp/AsnC family transcriptional regulator — protein MDITNWKILHLLQKNARLTNAEIGRNVGLSSPAVAERIKKMEDYGIIEGYTTKVSYAKTGYQLKAIITLRAFMGRLKPFLSKISEFSEVLNCYRITGNENIIMEVVLEDQVHLQGFIDRLITYGEAKTHIILSNVVENNPILNRKD, from the coding sequence ATGGACATCACAAACTGGAAAATACTTCACTTATTGCAGAAAAATGCAAGGTTGACCAATGCAGAAATAGGTAGGAACGTTGGATTAAGTTCACCCGCTGTTGCAGAGCGAATAAAAAAAATGGAAGATTATGGCATTATAGAAGGATATACAACAAAGGTATCGTATGCTAAAACCGGATATCAGCTAAAGGCAATTATTACTTTGCGAGCTTTTATGGGACGTCTAAAACCGTTTTTATCCAAAATATCTGAGTTTAGCGAAGTACTTAATTGTTATCGAATTACAGGTAATGAAAATATAATTATGGAAGTAGTTTTAGAAGATCAGGTGCATCTTCAGGGTTTTATCGATAGATTGATAACCTATGGAGAAGCTAAAACTCATATTATTTTATCTAATGTAGTAGAAAACAATCCGATTCTAAATAGGAAAGACTAA